The following proteins come from a genomic window of bacterium:
- a CDS encoding amidoligase family protein, with protein sequence MKKNTGFNTKRTFGVEIEFFLKQSHQRGAGAQEVAAKVREYGINCHVEGYNHTTRSYWKIVTDASVDYEGLEIVSPILQGHDGLKQLETVCKALEAAGAKVNKSCGIHVHHDANDFSLTTFKNIYGMYARFEDSIDELVAKSRRGMNNTYCKSPRTNLEALQNANSVEEIINSIYPDRYIKLNCQSFRRHGTIEFRQHQGSTEFKKISAWVIFTQMMVERAVQGKIQLKKGATDWFNFKKVVRAYGWMGADELQQEAVSYLNKRRNTLAKKYNMALAS encoded by the coding sequence ATGAAAAAGAACACTGGCTTCAACACTAAGAGGACTTTCGGAGTAGAGATTGAATTCTTCCTGAAACAGAGCCACCAAAGAGGAGCAGGAGCACAAGAGGTTGCAGCGAAGGTTAGGGAATACGGTATCAACTGCCACGTCGAGGGATACAACCACACAACCAGATCTTATTGGAAGATAGTCACAGATGCAAGCGTAGACTACGAAGGGTTAGAAATTGTCAGCCCAATACTCCAAGGACACGACGGACTGAAGCAACTGGAAACTGTCTGTAAAGCACTGGAAGCAGCAGGAGCTAAAGTCAACAAGAGCTGTGGAATTCACGTTCACCATGATGCCAACGACTTCAGCCTGACAACCTTCAAAAATATCTACGGCATGTATGCAAGGTTTGAAGATAGCATTGACGAACTGGTTGCCAAGAGCAGAAGGGGAATGAACAACACCTACTGCAAGAGTCCCAGAACAAACCTGGAAGCATTACAAAATGCCAACAGCGTTGAAGAAATCATCAATAGCATTTATCCAGACCGTTACATCAAACTGAATTGCCAGAGCTTCAGACGCCATGGCACAATCGAATTCAGACAACACCAGGGAAGCACAGAGTTCAAAAAGATTTCAGCCTGGGTCATCTTTACCCAAATGATGGTAGAAAGAGCGGTTCAAGGTAAGATACAACTGAAGAAGGGTGCAACCGACTGGTTTAACTTCAAGAAAGTGGTAAGAGCCTACGGTTGGATGGGAGCAGATGAACTTCAGCAGGAGGCAGTCAGCTACCTGAACAAAAGACGCAACACCTTAGCCAAGAAATACAATATGGCACTGGCAAGCTAA
- a CDS encoding N-acetylmuramoyl-L-alanine amidase — protein sequence MTKKVMIDPGHAPGNANRGPTGYYEYWGMWIVSTCLKVALERCGVVADLTRKENENPSLQARGEAARGYDLFISEHSNAANGRVRGCEVYYSVRRSGDRQHAAAISAASAKLMDNPDRGAKTRLYPGRTDLDYYGVIRNAVAVGCPHVFLAESGFHDNPIDEAWLKNEDNLEKLAEVHAEEICKILGVKYIAPGADDEDSDVLYRVQVGAFAVKANADRMYHRLKADGYDTYMVQGDDDLYRVQTGAFRVRSNADRLANDLKSNGYDIYITTRAGRPVTPGKAEAPEPIRVGDKVRVKQGAKTYTGGNLASFVYQRVYDVIEVRGDRVVIGIGSAVTAAMNVNDLIKI from the coding sequence ATGACCAAGAAGGTAATGATTGACCCAGGGCATGCACCTGGGAATGCAAACCGTGGACCAACTGGTTACTATGAGTATTGGGGTATGTGGATTGTATCCACCTGTCTCAAGGTAGCATTAGAGAGGTGTGGTGTTGTAGCCGACCTGACCAGGAAGGAGAACGAAAATCCAAGCCTGCAGGCGAGAGGTGAGGCAGCAAGGGGGTACGACTTGTTCATCAGTGAACACAGTAATGCAGCCAATGGGCGAGTACGAGGTTGTGAGGTTTACTACTCTGTCAGGAGGAGTGGAGACCGTCAGCATGCTGCAGCAATATCTGCTGCTTCTGCCAAGTTAATGGATAACCCAGACCGTGGAGCCAAGACAAGGTTGTATCCTGGCAGAACTGACCTGGATTATTATGGAGTAATCAGAAATGCTGTGGCGGTGGGTTGTCCCCATGTGTTCCTGGCTGAGAGTGGCTTCCATGATAACCCAATTGATGAAGCATGGCTTAAGAATGAGGATAACCTTGAGAAACTGGCAGAAGTTCATGCCGAAGAAATTTGTAAAATCCTAGGCGTCAAGTATATTGCACCTGGGGCTGATGACGAAGATAGCGACGTACTGTACCGTGTCCAGGTGGGAGCGTTCGCAGTTAAGGCTAATGCTGACAGAATGTACCATAGGTTGAAGGCTGATGGCTATGACACCTATATGGTACAAGGTGATGACGACTTGTACCGAGTACAGACTGGAGCATTCAGGGTACGGAGTAATGCTGACAGGCTGGCTAACGACTTGAAGAGCAACGGTTATGACATTTATATCACCACCAGAGCAGGCAGACCTGTAACACCTGGCAAGGCTGAAGCACCTGAGCCTATTCGGGTAGGAGATAAGGTTCGGGTGAAGCAGGGAGCCAAAACCTACACAGGTGGCAACCTGGCAAGCTTTGTGTATCAGAGAGTGTATGATGTCATTGAAGTCCGTGGAGACCGAGTGGTAATAGGGATTGGCAGTGCAGTTACTGCAGCCATGAATGTCAACGATTTAATTAAAATATAG
- a CDS encoding glycosyl hydrolase family 18 protein: protein MKFLSWSLHAPSSANFDQYKQKINGEWVTIDPNAPMNWGVNSRGFLQAIELYHEKIYAIGLHDFGVANDGTIYNYKATWLNVLNSAGTAIQSWVPTSLRYLMETYPNIKWSLQTIAFGDTLVNRLLDNTDGCQDTYIDQLYKIAELYLAAGYPIAGIETDFEKVGTREGDAEKYRDLLIRTKQEVCIPLGLEDRVNLYAMTGVNNPSYYGWHSYPIMAQANCDEYQLMTYDFAWAGSAPGPSTPVWWLQNVMSWVAQSLPPDRTFIGNAAYGRRWNISVEGGRGATVTYKQLIQWQNGLFKHNEGSRRPDGSFWWVNQPFLPWCGTHDDESHYQKSYLHVYDMFREPHIETVRNINRGTYNQERFITSYFKRQRPVFGGVLMVLTSGVRSGETSLSLQATRNEEGLGQHTFQGYTVRNRQWAYDENRKACVPALVGWDGEEPIFSEDGKITYMFNATGNYRLIALVSFPTYGADTIGITVNSSPFTIGGENLEDWYPFYVLGSHFYDCGSWNFSGTNTIEVGNTNQAVIYGFIVCQSYDQNNLGGVMRCTPNIQQFYERDEVDGKVLKKRLASLPEELTVTAETIRRVPRPVIIWEDNISPHVNQQIPNNDLTRTAYYRRANPASYSSGSGPNLYWTGEQMVCISQVSAVGFSSGEWIIQPAGYATCSNGQLILDKRFSCNIHAEVRLLFETGQQQAAGMRFLASQRGNSNEGYLFLVDYRDNTVKLIYNGQVIATEPMSAALAGLQGSSVDIRVTVHNNRFIGVVGNRQYFDMQLPTPVEQGAWGAYVKGGQVRLYNLIINTTDRYEPMEKLAVKIDEQTYTFGEVPRSVGYDQYGYLEYSGLNVRSTELEPYPWDLDYRHSPLATVQSWQGSKEIEVQFVDAGIWLRSIYVGDAEGFSVAWNGDAQGFIRTVDIIRGYNAKGIGMWALGQEDMTLFTYLPDANREESV, encoded by the coding sequence ATGAAATTCCTGTCATGGAGCTTACATGCACCCAGCAGTGCAAACTTTGACCAATACAAACAGAAGATAAACGGTGAGTGGGTGACAATTGACCCAAATGCACCTATGAACTGGGGCGTCAATAGCAGGGGCTTCCTCCAAGCGATTGAGCTGTATCATGAGAAAATTTATGCTATTGGGTTGCACGACTTCGGAGTAGCAAACGACGGTACTATATACAACTATAAAGCCACTTGGTTGAACGTGCTCAACAGTGCAGGCACTGCAATACAATCCTGGGTTCCAACATCACTGAGATATCTGATGGAGACATACCCAAACATCAAGTGGAGTTTACAGACGATAGCCTTTGGAGACACACTGGTTAACCGATTGTTGGACAATACAGATGGTTGCCAAGACACCTATATTGACCAGTTGTACAAGATTGCCGAGCTTTACCTTGCAGCAGGATATCCCATAGCAGGCATTGAGACCGACTTCGAGAAGGTGGGCACACGTGAGGGTGATGCTGAGAAATACAGAGACCTGTTGATAAGAACTAAGCAAGAGGTTTGCATACCGTTAGGACTGGAAGACCGTGTCAACCTGTATGCTATGACTGGAGTTAATAACCCAAGCTACTACGGTTGGCACAGCTACCCAATAATGGCTCAAGCCAACTGTGACGAGTACCAGTTGATGACCTATGACTTCGCCTGGGCAGGTTCAGCACCTGGACCAAGTACACCTGTGTGGTGGCTACAGAATGTCATGAGCTGGGTTGCCCAGAGCCTTCCACCTGACAGAACATTCATAGGTAACGCAGCATACGGCAGACGTTGGAACATCAGCGTTGAGGGTGGACGGGGAGCAACTGTAACCTACAAACAGCTCATCCAGTGGCAGAACGGATTGTTCAAACACAACGAGGGTAGTAGGAGACCAGACGGTTCATTCTGGTGGGTTAACCAGCCATTCCTGCCTTGGTGTGGTACTCATGATGACGAGAGCCACTACCAGAAGAGTTACTTGCACGTATATGACATGTTCAGAGAGCCACACATTGAGACGGTTAGGAACATCAACCGAGGCACATACAACCAAGAGCGGTTCATCACCAGTTACTTCAAGAGACAAAGACCTGTTTTTGGCGGTGTGCTGATGGTTCTAACATCAGGTGTTCGTTCAGGTGAAACCAGCTTATCTTTGCAAGCTACCAGGAATGAAGAGGGGTTAGGGCAACACACCTTCCAGGGCTACACAGTAAGAAACCGTCAATGGGCTTATGACGAAAACCGGAAAGCATGTGTGCCAGCCTTGGTTGGTTGGGATGGAGAAGAGCCAATATTTTCAGAAGATGGAAAGATAACCTATATGTTTAATGCCACAGGCAATTACCGACTGATAGCCTTGGTTAGCTTCCCCACATACGGAGCTGATACCATAGGTATTACTGTAAACAGTTCTCCTTTCACTATAGGAGGAGAAAACCTGGAAGACTGGTATCCGTTCTATGTGTTGGGCAGTCATTTCTATGACTGCGGTTCATGGAATTTTTCTGGCACGAATACAATTGAGGTGGGGAACACTAACCAAGCTGTCATATACGGGTTCATAGTGTGCCAGAGCTATGACCAAAATAACTTAGGAGGGGTGATGCGTTGTACACCGAACATTCAGCAGTTTTACGAGAGGGACGAAGTGGATGGAAAGGTACTAAAAAAGAGACTGGCTTCTCTGCCAGAGGAGCTGACGGTAACTGCTGAAACGATACGGAGAGTGCCGAGACCTGTCATTATCTGGGAAGACAATATCTCACCACATGTCAACCAGCAGATACCGAACAACGACTTGACACGTACAGCATATTACAGGAGGGCAAACCCAGCCAGCTACAGTAGTGGAAGTGGACCAAACCTTTACTGGACTGGAGAGCAGATGGTTTGTATCAGCCAGGTGAGTGCTGTAGGGTTTAGTTCAGGTGAGTGGATTATCCAGCCTGCAGGGTATGCAACCTGCAGCAACGGACAGCTTATTTTAGACAAGCGGTTCTCGTGTAATATCCATGCGGAGGTTAGGTTGCTCTTTGAGACAGGACAACAACAAGCTGCAGGAATGAGGTTCTTGGCAAGTCAGAGAGGGAATAGCAATGAAGGGTATTTGTTTTTGGTAGACTACCGAGACAACACGGTAAAGCTGATATATAACGGTCAGGTGATAGCCACAGAGCCAATGAGTGCAGCTTTAGCAGGTTTGCAAGGGTCAAGTGTGGATATAAGAGTAACCGTGCACAACAACAGATTTATCGGTGTGGTGGGTAACAGGCAGTACTTTGATATGCAACTACCCACACCCGTAGAACAGGGAGCTTGGGGTGCTTATGTTAAAGGTGGGCAGGTTAGACTTTACAACCTGATTATAAACACCACTGACCGATACGAGCCAATGGAGAAGTTGGCAGTCAAAATCGATGAGCAAACTTATACGTTCGGAGAAGTGCCACGAAGCGTGGGGTACGACCAATATGGCTACCTGGAGTACTCAGGGCTTAATGTGAGGAGCACAGAGTTAGAGCCTTATCCATGGGATTTGGACTACCGTCATTCACCACTGGCAACCGTTCAATCTTGGCAGGGTAGTAAGGAGATAGAAGTTCAATTTGTTGATGCAGGTATCTGGTTGCGGTCAATATATGTTGGTGATGCAGAGGGGTTCTCTGTTGCTTGGAATGGTGATGCCCAAGGGTTCATCCGAACTGTAGACATTATTCGTGGCTACAATGCTAAGGGCATAGGTATGTGGGCATTGGGGCAAGAGGACATGACCTTGTTCACCTACCTACCAGACGCAAACAGAGAGGAGAGTGTGTGA
- a CDS encoding DNA-binding protein: MLSRQRKELLLRGQHIRQVQADFRKKLSTGEMQPAEVLVLRRVKSEVARMRVQYFLESIPGVGRVRATELMSELGLNPQDTPRLEDLTFSQVLKISEKF, translated from the coding sequence ATGTTGAGTAGGCAACGTAAGGAACTGCTTTTGAGAGGACAACATATCAGGCAGGTGCAGGCTGACTTCAGAAAGAAACTGTCCACAGGTGAAATGCAGCCAGCCGAGGTTTTAGTTCTCAGAAGAGTGAAAAGTGAGGTGGCAAGGATGAGAGTTCAATACTTCCTGGAGAGTATACCAGGGGTGGGCAGGGTTCGTGCTACAGAGCTGATGAGTGAGCTTGGGTTAAACCCACAGGACACACCCAGGCTGGAAGACCTGACTTTCTCTCAGGTGCTTAAAATTTCAGAAAAATTTTAG